Part of the Bombina bombina isolate aBomBom1 chromosome 8, aBomBom1.pri, whole genome shotgun sequence genome is shown below.
GCAGTCTCTTTAGTCGCTCCTTCTCCTTGTGATGACGGTATTGGCGCCTCAGAACAAAGAAGAGTGTAACACATGTGGCCGCACCACACAGCAGGGTCACAATCTTCCATAGACGGACCTGGGACTCCTGCTTCTGCACCAAGGTCTCAAAATCAAGGTTGCTGAGATAATATTGCATTCCTGGCTTTGGGGGTTGCAACTTAATAGTCTTGTTATCAAGCACAAGTTCCCCAATGCCAGTTATTGTGGCTCCAATTTTCAACATCTCTTCGGTTTCCTGAACACCTTTGGGACGCTCGCCGGTAATGTAATGGCCAAGAACATCAGTGAAGGATTGCACAGCAGGGTGGAACTTCTCATACACTGTCTCTAGACCCAGATGCACAGCATCAAGAGGTTTGATCACTCTAACCGATACAACAGGTTCTCCATCTGGTACCAAGTCAAACAGAACCGTGTTAGTTCTTTGATGGATCGTTTTCTCATGGTCATTCCtaagataaataaatagatgtgTCATTAGTTTGTAATGAAATGGATTTACttagtctacaaaaaaaaaaaaaaaaaaaaaaaaaaaaaaaaaaggggattggTCAAAGCATGAACATTTCTAGGTGGAATAAAAaaagtatacatataaaatattttttctttgacGGTGCAAGATTCTCCCACAATGTTGCGTATCAAACATATATTAATGTATAACAATTACTTCTTTATAAAGGTTTTCACATTTTTTGTCAGATGGAGGCCTCACAATATGAAACCACTTCTCATGTTAGtatacactaaagtcaaaattaaactttcataattcagttgtaagagactttccagtttacttcagttatcaaactatgcacattttcttatatatttttatatgcacacattctgggACACCAGcgcctactgagtatgtgcaagagttcagtttttatttatatatatgtgtctgtgattggctgatggcagccacatgatacagggggccggcaaattaaaggtttgaaatttgtcaaaaaaaatctactgctcatttaaaattcaaactaagtgctattacattgtctttttttttatgatGTTACTTAGCAGTTAAACAATTCTATTTAAAAGGGAccctctagtcaaaattaaactttcatgattcagctagggcatgcaattttaaacaactttccagtttacttttatcatcaaatttgctttgtcttcttgttattctttgttgaaagcgtaaaataggtaggctcttatgctagtttctaagcccttgaaagccatcttatctctcagtgcattttgacagtttttcataggcAGCGCTAGTTCacatgtaccatatagataatattgtgctcgcaccgtggagttatttatgaatcagcaccgattggctaaaatacatgtctgtcaaaataactgaaataagggggcagtctgcagaggcttagatacaaggtaatcagagttaaaatatatatattaatataactgttggttatgcaaaactgggaaatgggtaataaagggattatctatctttgacaattttcaagtagactgtccctttaaacatgaaacccacatttttctttaagtatttagatagagtatgtgggtttaaacaactttctaatttacttctattatcaaatttgctttattatcttggtatcgttTGAGGAATTAGCATTAAAAGGGACAATTAACATCTGCTTAAAATTTTCTAAActgtttctgaggaatcaaaataaactaatacactgttctcaatgcAGTATTTTCATCTTACTACAAGCTCTTTAAAGaagactcctcatattttctatgcttatcaacagcttgtgttttcctatgtATGGTGCCATCTTGTAATGTACGTTACACacaggcactgcagtcacatgacacgtGTGCACCCAAATCATGTGATGCGCACGGCTGCTTCTTCTCTCACTGATGTAATTTATTGAATATCCAAGGAGATATTTATCTGAACACACAGAGAAATATTTCCTTGGATATTGCAGAGATCTCTGAATAACAGTGAGTTATAAAAACGGCTGCTagactccctccccttccctcctccctacTGCCACTGAACATCGGCTGCCAATTGCTTCTTTCAGTTATAAGCAGTGATCAGTGAGTGAAACAAACAGACTGTGGATCTGTTCAGGGTACATAAAACATTGaaaatatgttttataaaataagaagcagttactgtattacacatataaaattgaACTTTGTCCTCATACAGCAATGCATTACAGTGAATGAGCATTGACGATTTGCCTGCCTTCTATAAGTTACATCAGTGAGAGAAGTAGCTGCTGTGTGCATCACATGACTTGGGTGCACacgtgtcatgtgactgcagtgcctgtCTGTAACGTACGTTAGAAGATGGCACCATACATCGGAAAACACAAGCTTtggataagcatagaaaatatgaggagtctCCTTGAAGAGCTTGTAGTAAGATGAATATACAGCATTGAGAagagtgtattagtttattttgattcctcagaaacagttagttcagaaaatcttaagcagatgttaagtgtccctttaatgcactaatgggagctagatgaATACATCCGGGGAACCAATGAACAGAAgtatatatgggcagccaccaaccagcagctagctcccagtagtgcactgctgctctggagcctgcctaggtattctttttaactaaggataccaagagaactaagcaaattggataataaaagtaaaatggaaaattgtttgaaatcacatgctctatctaaattccgaaatatttttttggggggtttcatgtccctttaaataaaagggcCGAAGCTCACCATAGATGGGTAGTTCTGTTCCACACCATCTTGTGCTCTTTTAAGGAGAGTCTCTGGATAACGCCTTTGCAGTTTTCCACGAACTGGCTATTAAGAGTATCCTTCACTGATCTGACAACGCCTGCACAATAGAATTCAGTTTGAGTCAATTTAAAATACATCACATTTcaacacattttaaatatatgaaagAATTTTGGTTCCAGAAGCTAAAGTAATGCAGTGCAAAGTAGTGAGTTGCATCATCTTACCCTATCTATGATCAAGGCCATTTGTGATGATTAAATAAAACGTTAGATGCTTTTATTTGTCTGGAAAAATGTAAAGTAACAACTTAAAaagcgacactcaagtcaaaataaacttttatgattcagataaatgatgcagttttaagacactttacaatttacttccactatcaaatttgcagtctttttatatacacttcagaggtaacaagatcctactgagcatgtgcacaacctcacaggttatacgtatactagtctgtgattggccgatgtctgtcacatgatacaaaggtccggaaaatgggagaaaaaatacatttgtcagaaaaaaaaaaaatatctattgctTATTTTGCGATACAGAGtagatgttattgcattgtctttttattatgcacttctttTGCATTGAGTGTTACTTTGAAAGTCCATAATAATCGGaaacttacatgctctaattcattaaagcatgcGCTTTCCGCACAACTTAAAATTTAAACTAGCGCTGCTGAGTGGATCAACAGcggtttctgcttgggaccagcagtactctgctggtcccaagtggtatttctactgtgtgtttaactcatttgcaggggttaaacacacagtagtgcagggtcaatagtcttaaaaatgacatgctctaacaaattagagcatgtcatttttcaacttttATGGACCTTTGTGGAGTTGTGAAAAGGAGTAATgacgttaaaaataaaataaaatttaaaaaaaaggaataatacataATTCAATGACTTCTATTAAGTATAagtcactgtttttttttaatgaaactggTTGTTTTATATCTCTGTAAGAATGTATATTTTTgcactacaatatccctttaaaattagaatattaatttgcaaaaaaataatagtTAAAGCAATGTTACATTTAGAGTGTCAACACAAGAACTGCACAGTTATTGTAAAGGGCAGGATATGGTCAATCAGCCAATACATTTAGGAGACAGAAGATGCgtgcacacatacattcatacaaaatttgttcattgctgaatgCAGAAGTAAAAGGCGATTTTCGGTATTCGCTCttttcttgtgcaagtgaaacacactaagatctggttttgcacacagaaactgctgaatgcacacacatctatcattaaagggacagtctagtcaaaattaaactttcatgattcagatagggcatgtaattttaaacaactttccaatttacttctattatctaatttactaaattctttagatatcctttgttgaagaaatagcaatgcacatgtgtgagccaatcacgcaaggcctctatgtgcagcaaccaataagcagctactgagcatatctagatatgcttttcagcaagtgatatcaagagaatgaagcaaattagataatagaagtaaattagaaagttgtttaaaatgacatgttctttctaaatcatgaaagaaaaaatgtgggtttcatgtccctttaatgtatgtatattatagtaTATTCATTGACAaatacgtatacacacacaaacatatatacaaatacattatataataacacaCTAAACGTTGCATTTGTATTTCACAGCTTTGAGGCCTAGAAATGATCTGCCCTCACCAAGTTAAATTTTAGGCACAGTTGGTGGCAGCCTGTTAGAAGGAAGTGGGACTGTAATCCAAGGTGCCAGGGCGTATTTATAAGCCACCACTGGCTCCCTGATACCT
Proteins encoded:
- the MUL1 gene encoding mitochondrial ubiquitin ligase activator of NFKB 1, with protein sequence MENSGRPSVGQVILLTGSSALTALFYYIYHHKSSAVQTLKGAKKVSLEDDLQNILMNLPGKCVPYAVIEGVVRSVKDTLNSQFVENCKGVIQRLSLKEHKMVWNRTTHLWNDHEKTIHQRTNTVLFDLVPDGEPVVSVRVIKPLDAVHLGLETVYEKFHPAVQSFTDVLGHYITGERPKGVQETEEMLKIGATITGIGELVLDNKTIKLQPPKPGMQYYLSNLDFETLVQKQESQVRLWKIVTLLCGAATCVTLFFVLRRQYRHHKEKERLKRLQREFQQAKARLEEDGAENLQNTCVICLNSEKACIFLECGHACSCYECYQALPEPKKCPICRNNISRMVPLYNS